The nucleotide sequence AAACATGATAGTAGTGTCCTAgacagaaaaaaaagtttaatagaGTGATGATTAATTTTACCTAGAGGTTCAGGTCCAACAATCCTTTGAATAAACCTCATAGGACCAAaatcaatatatatatagatgaacacgcaaatatatatatgaaatacagccagaaaaTTAGAGTGTTGTGGGAGGAATTTTGGTGTCATAACAACATTCCCACCAACCACGCCAGGGCAGAAAGAgacagctgtctgctctcatcctctccccaccttttacAATATCTGACATTATCTATGGAATTGCTACTGAGTCATAGCTGACAAAATAGTAGTGGGTTATGTTTTAGGATTAAATTCTTGGGGAAAATTATATTTCTAGACTTTCAGGTGGAGATGAAACCCAAAATAAACAATGGTTAACTAAGATTTTCCCAAAAGTCAACCAACctaccaaacaaaaaaccctccaaGCATGTCATGAAGAATCATCTCTGAAGAGGACAGGCATAGGATAGGTAAGCATTCTAAAATATGTCAGGGAAAATAAGTCGATAAAGCAGGGGGAGCTCCTGGTTCTCTAATCACACATCTACCAAAGTTATAGTCATTTTCATGttcttgatctctctctctctctctttttaggaAAGCAATAATCATAATCCAATTAGCAGCTTGTTAATAGACCTTGCTATGCCACTTCTAACAGGGATGTTTGCACAAGAGGCTTCATTACTGATACTAATACACAATTAAAATCCACAAATTTACAAAACTTAAAAGAACTCTACTGATGGCCAGGTCCAGCACATTCATGTTAAGTTGAGGAATCACGTTACACTACTTGTTTTGTCTACCAGATGTAGAATGTTTCTCCCATTGGAGGTTGAAAAtatctttcttttcttcattaattgattcCTAATTATAACTCATCAAAAAGAGAACCAGGTATGCTAATCTTTTCTTTAAGGATATATAAAAATTTAGCTATTTTTACCTTGTAGAATAATAAGTTAATGACAAAATATGCAACATATTTTTATAGTCTAATGGCTTCAAAAGTTTAGGGCAAGATGTAATTAAGCAATAATGGAAAGGTTGTGGATGGCTGTGTAACGTGCAACTCTTGCTCTGACCCTGCCCTAAGGAAGTAAAAGACACATGCAAACTAATGGACAGAAGCATATCAGTTTCCATGGCCAAGAAATCATAAGAATTACATAGCCCTTGGCTACTACTACCAACTGTTATAAAAAGGTTCAAATTATAAGGTTcttgatagagtgggagaaaaaggtgGAGCAAAACTCAATATCATAAAGGGCCAGTGTTTTAGAAGGATAGAGACTAAAGGAACCATCAATATTATAACCTTTGGTCACTACTAAAGTCTGGTAACTAGTTCAACTCATGGCcgaattttcagccaaataaaaGACAGGTCTATAAGGGAAAATGTAACACTAGTGAGATATGTACACTGTATAATGATCAATAATTTGACATGAAAAATGAAGGATTCACACAAGTACAAAGATGAGAAGAATTAGGAAGGGAGGACAGATGGAAAATGGAAAAACTGGGAGGAGTTGGGATTATGGATTcaccagtcaagagaccaaatgacacattgcattgggtaaatctgcagcacaagacctctttaaagtgttgaaaagcatagatgttactttgaggacaaaggtgtgcctgacaaaggcatgggattttcaatcatctcaaaatgctcgtaaaagttggacattgaataagcaagactgaagaagcatcATTGTATTTGAAcaatggtattggcaaagaacattACCATTGACCTGGGCTGcaaaaaggacaagcaaatctgacTTGGTCAAAGTAGAGCTAGCATGCTCCTTCGAGGTAAGATTAGCAGCACTTAGTGTCTctcgctttggacatgtcaggagagaccagtcccagccaAAGGACACTGagcttagagagagagagatagtgaggaagaggaaggtccttaacaAGATagatgtcacagtggctgcaagaagggattctggagagcaaatgctttgaaaatgatgagggcaaagaatgtacagatgtgctttataccattgatgtatgtgtggattgtggtaagagttgtatgagcccctaataaaatgtttgaaaaaaagaaatgagattGTGAGGTAACTTGTAAATAAattaatagataaataaataaggaaatgtATGTGGATGGGAAAGTAGGGCataatctgatttttaaaatgtaattagatgctaaatttttattaaatgtaATTTTTTCTGACAGTGATTGTCTATGTAAAAAAGagaatggattcaaacataagaacaattttgagagtggcacaggaccaggctggtTTTCGCTCTGTTGTATGTAAGGttgaaatgagtcagaatcaaattggcagcacctaataacaacaacaacaacaacaacaatctatctatctatctatctatctatctatctatctatctatttatctatctattaaaAAAGCCCTATAGCATGAAAAAagaatggcatatatatatatattttatatatatataaaatagttaaaccaaaaaccaaactcactgccctcaggtcaatgctgactcacagcaagtacctgtagtttccaagactataactgctCAGGGGAGTATTAAGCCCCGCCTTTCTtcggagaagctgctggtggtttccaactgctagccatgtggattgcagtccaacacatcatccctacacaaccagggctccttatgctgTAGTCTTTTAAATAGCAGTCCAATTACCAGTTGAATTATGCCCAAatgaatattaaaatataattataaagGATATGGAAAACAGGTTTTATTATGATCAGCTAAACAATTTTAGGAATGGTAGCTTAAATTAGAGAGGCTATCATAGAGATCTTCATTAATATGGCTGCCTAAGCTTCTTTCCATTTGAATTTATTTGATATAGTTGAAGGTTTACAAGTAGGGCTGGGACTCAAATTTAAGCTTGTAAGTAAAGCAATATGAGAAAACAAATTCAGAATATAATATGCTGAGGAAACCAGAAGGAATTCAAGTTTTTCTGGCTAATTGTAAAAGTCTACATAACTCTTAGtctttataataaataaatagcacTTAAAATTCCTGTGCTTTTTCTGGCTTACATAGTTTATTTTCAACTATAACTGATTTGTGTTGATGTTGGTGTTGTTTTTATaggtatttttaaattataaattatgtgaacatttacatttcagatcaccaaCTTTGTATACATCAGTTTAGATGACCCATCAAGCTCCCCATTCCACCAGCAGATTTGCTTTTCCACTCTGTTTCACTCATGTTAGCAATCTCGAGCTGTATATGCCATTGCTTTATCACTCCTCCCTTGTCTTCAAAGTCTGTTCTGTTTGAAACGAAagtctttcatttctttcttcttttttgtagctatatttttattgtataatatataaatatagataatgCATTTATCAATTCACGTGTATAGTCCAATAATCCAGTGACATTGACTACATCAATCAGTCGTGAAATCTTCCTCAAGCAACTTATGTCATATTTTTGTTCAGAAATAATTTAAATCTGTGGCATGTGTCAATAATTATCCTGATTTTTACAGAATTAATATTCTAAAACATACATAATGTGAAATGGATGGATGATGAGTTAAATTCATGGAATGTATGCCCTGAGACTTTTATTTCTTACTCTTTATCTGTTACTAATAAAAAATGCAATGATCTTTTCATAACCATGATTTTTATTCCAAAGAGTGGCTCTCTACTACTATAATgatttgcagcttcagaaaccctcaaCTGTATCTCcaagtcagaagtgactccatgACAATGTGCTTTGAGTTTAGGTTTATTAAATGTTATTATTATAAATGATTGATTTTAACTAGAAGATTAAAATTCAAAAGCAGTTCATTTACTACAGCTTCTTGCTATCTCAACTGGGTGTTGTTAGTTGCAAAGTGCTGTCTGTCACGTCTATtcgaactcatagcgactctgggtACAATAGTCTGAAATATCACCTCGTCCTGCGCCATTCTCAGAATTGTTCTGATATttgcacccattgttgcagccactgtatcaaactatcttgctgagggccttccccttttcttGGCCCCTCCACtacactaagcatgatgtccttccccagggactggtctctcctgacatgtcttgccaccctttgcctctaaggagcattctgacggcgcctctttcccaagacagatttgtttgttcttgtggcgGTCCATAGTACTGTCAGTATTTTTAGCGAGCAGCATACTTCAGATGCATTGACTCTTCTTCCTCTGTCCTTCTTCCCTGTCCAATTCTCACAAGCCCAAAGGCAAACGAAAATACCGTGGCTCGTTTCAGGTGcggtttagtcctcaaagtcacattcatactttccaacattttaaaaaggtcttgagCAGCATCTTTACCTACTGCAATGTGTCAGAACTGAATAGAGAATGCAGTTTCTTGCATTCAGACATTAAGTTTCTCACCTGTGGCAAGCCTAGTAAAATAATGCCAGCAATATCATTATTAATCATGTCtatagatattttatttttatggcaTTTCTTCACAGAGAAACTTAACATTCCTTCGTCCCCTACATTCAGGACTCACATATTTACCAGGATCCTAAAGACAGTGTTGGGGttccattttgttttcctttgtgatGAAAGACCtccaaaaatgaaacagaaaagaaaagaacaaactgCCAAAAGTGAATAAAAGACAAAATTACCAGTACCGGAAAAAAATACTTTAAGTCTCATATTCTTTGCTCagaaattgttcttatgtgtttCATGTCTGAACATGAATAGAGAGGAGTGATTTTTAAATAATACACAGGAAGGCTTATCTATAACAATCGAGCTAAAACAATCAGAAAAAGAATCCAATGAGGTCCCTGTATAATCATCTGACTTTTTAAGCAGTAAAGAGGAATCCTGTGAGCCATAGAAATAATAAATGCTGAGCCCATTGGAACAAAATTCCAATCAGCAAGATGCCACTGCCTTCCAGATTTCCTCACAGAGCCCTCCCAATGCCATGCCAACTCTAGCTGTGGATTTCTTCCTTCTAATCTCCCCTAATGCCTCATCCGATTATTGTCACCGCTCTCCACCCATGCACTGTTCTCTCGGATTCTCGGTCCTCCACCAAATCCGTCAGAGGACATTGTTAGGAGGGATGCTCCAAAGGCCGATGGCCACCGAGTTCCATGTCAAAAGAAGGCTTTGGATACAAGGAGAGGAAGGAAACCACCTCAAAGTTTGTCTGGAAAGCTTGTCATCCATTGGATTACTGGTTGGAATCAAGCCAGGAAAAGGGATACGAGGTGTTTGGAAGATTTCTCTAGTTGATGAGCTAGTAGGAAGGAGGAGGCTAACAGGAAGAGGATGGGCTGAGCCTTTTGGTGCATTGTAGGATGGCGTCAGCTCTGTCCTGGTTCTACTTTATTCTTTGGTAAGTATGACTCATTTACAGGCGTTTTTCTTGTAGGCAAGGTCAAATCATGGAAGAATCAACGGTGATAAGGCATGTATGTGTAATGAGGAAGACTGAGGTGACTTGCACTGCATATCTTCTTGAGGCCATAGGGAGACTCATTGACCCTGCACTTACAGGATCGATAATGCTCTGGGAAATCTTGAGGATGAAGAAACCCTCCACTCCAGAAACATTAGCCGGATCCTGGACAATCTGCTTGAAGGCTATGACAATCGATTGCGACCAGGATTTGGAGGTAAGTGACAGCATCCTTGTTAGACCAAACTGCTGTTCCATCCTTACTGTCCTTCCAAGTCCCAGAGGAGTTAGAAATTAGTTAATTATCATAATGGTAAAGTGCAGCAGTGCTGGAGTGAGGTCATGAGTATTCCTGTCCAGTCTCTGTCTCCTTCCCAATTTCCAACCTTATGCAAATGATTTAAACTTTCTAAGCCTTGGTTTTCCCAACAgtagtgtgggtgcactagcagTGCTTGCCTAATGAGTTTTGGGGGGTGTTTAATGATACTCTCCTTGTAAAGCACTTTAGCATCTTGCCCATTTATGTTTCTATCTGGGCTGTCAATATGTATTAGTTATATTATAGTTTTTAGTAGACCATGAACCCAGTTCTCATCTACTCCTTAATGTTTTCTCAATTTGATCAGAATACATTCAGAATCAGGAAACTGCTGTGAGTTTTCAGAGCAGGAAGGCAGAAGGACTCTGTTCTTGGGATTATATTAGGAAGCATCGCAGATTTGGGCGCTGAGTGTGGTCTTAACAGTGGAGTTGTAAGTTCATTCCTTTAACGCCATTGGTGATAAATGTTCCCCCCCCTGCTCCTTCCAGGTGCTGTGACAGAAGTCAAAACAGACATTTACGTGACCAGCTTTGGGCCTGTGTCAGATGTGGAGATGGTAAGTAAACTCTAAATGATGCAGACATTTAGACTTGGGAGAAGAGGGTTGAATTCTAGAAGTACAGATAATAGGAAGTGCCATCAACTTGACTCTGATTCATGAAGCGAAGTATATGCTCAGCCTGAGAAGGTACTGTCAGAACAAATTACTGGCGTAATCGCTCACATTTCCTTAAGGACCCCCACCTGGACACTTCAATCTGAGGGAATTTTTAAGATATTATGTTCCTTTATGTCAACACACCGTACACTACATTCTCTGCAAAGGAAAGGTTTTGCATTTCTTGTGAAGAcctggaaaaattgttttaaagaggaaaataaaaacactCAAGCTCCAGTCATATGAGAGGATATTGAGGCTATTTATGCCTTTTAAAACCTAACTCTCTCTCATAGTAAGTAGCAATATGTTTTGTTAAAATGAAAAAGGGCTTTGGCAAGGCTGACACACACATTCCACCTTGCACAGTGAGGATGGACCAGTAGGGGTTCTTGGGGCTCCATTCCAGGTACAGATGGCTGGACGATTCCTAAGAGAGTATTTATAGGAAGTAGCAATATAAACCGGAGTGAGTCTTCTGGAAGAAGATATATCACAATATTCTTACATAGATCTCAGGTCCTATTTTCTCCAAAATGAAACGATAAACATTTACACTGAATAAAATTAGCTATCTCTACAGATATATGTTCTTAAGAAATAGGATTCAAATAGGATATTGGAGTTCTATGTTTTTTGCTTTGacaattaaagaagaaaataacaaatgaagttggaaataaaggggaaaaagaagTGTACAAAGGAAAAGAGGGAGAAGGCCATAAACAAAGGAGGGAGACAGAGAAATAAGCAGCGTATCAAGATAAAGTGTGATCTTTGTCATCTTATTTCACTTATCATTTGAGGAGGCAGAAGAGTTATCATTATCTATAATCCTGCTTTACAGCATCCTACTTTTTTCATTTGAGTGCCTCCCACTTAGCATTTTAATTTGgagttaaatattttaataatttggAATATACTTGgaattttgttttataaaaatatacCTATTGAAAGCATATTTGTGCAGGAGAGCACTATTATAGGCTGGATTGCCAAAGGTcacattaaatttttaaaatacaatcaCTCATCATAATAGAAGTCACAAACATATAAAGGAAAAGCAATTATTGGACGCATGTATGTATTAATGACAAGTTGTTGCTTATAATAGATTTTGAAATGCCCATTGTCATAAATCTtaacattttaataaaagaaacaaactaAAACCCTTAATTTTAATTTGCATATTTAAGTGATGCTCTATTTAGAGTGATCGTAGTGACATTTCCATTTATATTTTCTGAAAACAATATAAATGGATCATGATGTGCGTGCACAATGTGCTTGGAAAGTAAAGATTACCTATTTTTAACTAAAAGCTTATCTAATTTTACTAaaatataaagcagtacaaaaagACTCCAATGTCACAAAAATTGTTAGATTAATTGATAAGACGAAAGCCAGCACAAGGCCTAAATTATATGTTTTTAATATAGCTTTCTTCTCAGTTAAGGAGAAAGGTAAATATGTCAAGTGGGTGGCTAGAGACGTAACTGGATCAGTAGATTAGGAGTGTTGAGAAAGCTCCAGGTGGGAGAAAAAGGTATGCACAATCCAGCATTCCCTCACATTGCCCACTTTCTGAGGATGAGAGCTCATAATTCACGGAAAGGACAGAGTTATTGGAAAGTTAGTGTCATAAAGAGTTGGTGTATTTTCTCTTTTTAGACAGCGAATGAATGATTCCCAACAAATTAGCTCCCTAAAGGAGATATATATCTTATTTTCTTTTAGGAGTACACAATGGATGTTTTCTTTCGGCAAACTTGGACTGATGAGAGGTTGAAGTTTGGGGGACCAAGTGAGATTCTGAGTTTGAATAACTTGATGGTCAGTAAAATATGGACACCTGACACCTTCTTCAGGAATGGCAAAAAGTCAATTGCTCATAATATGACGACTCCGAATAAACTCTTCAGAATAATGCAGAATGGAACCATTCTGTACACGATGAGGTAAGTTCCTCAATTCTGTTTTCTCTGAGCAAGTGGTTTGTTATTCATATAACTCAGAACCGATTGTTTTGATACACCCAGGCTTACCATCAATGCCGACTGTCCCATGAGGCTGGTTAACTTTCCTATGGATGGGCATGCTTGTCCACTCAAGTTCGGCAGCTGTAAGTCACCAAAAACCTTGTGACAGTCAAATAATAACTTTCCAAATAccgagttgttgtttttttgtgtggttGGCATCACTAGCAAATATAAGGGTAATAATATCATGGTAtgattctagatatttacttaatCCACTATGTAAAACGTTAAAAAGTGCAGGTCTCTTTTCAGATGAATAGGAATCATTcaagcaatttaaaaaatcattttattaggggctcatacaactcttattacaatccatacacacatcaattgtgtccagcattTCTTATTTATATAAATCAGACttctttgaaagaaaaagaaagaaatacacaGGCTCACTGCTTTGTTTAATTTGTTTCCAAAAATCAGATGCTTATCCTAAAAGTGAAATCATCTATACATGGAAAAAGGGACCACTCTACTCAGTCGAAGTTCCTGAAGAATCTTCAAGCCTCCTTCAGTATGATCTGATTGGACAAACAGTATCAAGTGAGACAATCAAATCTAACACAGGTAAGAATTTTGCCATTGAAGTGAGACCAAagcatacttaaaaaaaaaaacaacacaaaacaaatctATCCCCATTTCCTCTGTACTTCCTCAGCTAATGGTGTTTTGAAATGAATAACTTTCCTTAAAACTGATTTTTTAACCAGATGCACATTAACATTTGTGGACCCTTGGAATGAATTCTATTTGTGTACAGCACAAAGAACACCACTGGAAATAATGAATGAATTGTCTCCCTTTTCTCTATCATTTGCTGATCAAGTAACTTTGTCATACACTGAAATATAGCTTTGCTTGATTTCTTTTACCTCATGCTAATTTAAAAGCCTGCATGACTTATTTCTGCTGTTTTCTTCTGTACACTGTCAACAGCAGTAGTACTGATATGTGTGTCTTCCACCAGGTGAATATGTAATAATGACAGTTTATTTCCACTTGCAAAGGAAGATGGGCTACTTCATGATACAAATATACACTCCGTGCATTATGACAGTCATTCTTTCCCAGGTGTCTTTCTGGATTAATAAGGAGTCTGTCCCAGCAAGGACTGTCTTTGGTAcgccttccctctctctctggtTCAGTTCAACCACCGTTTCTCATTGTCTGTGTTTCTTAGGGAAATGTCAAATCAGTGTGCATTTTTTATCTATAAAGGAAATCAACTCATGTCATTCAGGCAAATCAATCATGTAAAAGACCTTTCCACAAGGTGAATCAGCAAAAATTGCCTCTGTAATATCTTGTGGTTTTCATATGTTCTAATTTTTAACTGTTTGCTTTTTTTAAGTAAGAAAAAGCTAAATACTTTATGAAAACCTGGTTTAAAACTGTTTCGTGTCTCCATTAAATCAAAATACTAATAACATATAAATTATATTCCATCCTCATACAAAAATCCCAGCTTTGCACATCTAGTTTGTACACACCACCAGTTTCTTATGCATCAGTGCAAGTATTTAGTTCCAATTGTGATGCTTAGGATCTCTTTTACTGCTGATGGTTTAACATAGAACACTAATTAGGCAAAGAACTGTTACAAATTATCATCTGAAAactttaaaattataattaataTAGCAAAATCTAACCTTACTTATTTTATATTTAGACTTCATAAAGAATACATAAACGGAAAATCCACATGAATCTTTTAATTTAGTATTctagaatttttttcttgtaaattatTAAAAGGATATCCATGTAACTATGTTGACAATCAAGATTCCAAAGAaagcaaactcaatgccattgagtcaattctgactcatccagAAGTtataggatggggcaggactgactctgggtttctgagattgtaaccctttatggaagtagaaagatgagtctttctcccTATCAAAATTACACAGCTCCTAATTACTTACATCCCCAGGTCATAATTCAAGAAGAACTGCTCCTGGCAGATGAgtaataataaaatcattttctcatgaaaaagtttttaaaagttttaaaactaACTTAGAcatgttaattaaaaaaaggaaaaagaaggcaAAGTGGCAtctaattttctggtctggtTCACACAAGACAGACTTTTTAACTTTGATAAGAGGTATCATCAGCTACCCAAAACAAAGCAACCTTAAAGGGTTTTTAACAGTTTGCTGTTAATCTTTGCAAGCACGGTACACATCACTGCACTCGGTGTTGAAGGATGCAAAAATACCTGTGATTGTACTCAAGACAACACAGCAGATAACAAAATTTAGATGTACAGTACACAGGGCTTAATCCTTTTAATCAGTGCAATGTCACTTAATCTTATTAGGAAGATTCCAAATGATCTAGTCACATgtcctcttctttttcattgtAGGGATCACGACTGTTTTAACCATGACTACTTTGAGCATCAGTGCCAGGCACTCCTTGCCAAAGGTGTCCTATGCCACCGCCATGGACTGGTTTATAGCTGTATGCTTTGCTTTTGTCTTCTCGGCTCTCATTGAGTTTGCAGCGGTCAACTACTTTACCAATCTTCAGACCCGGAAGGCCAACAGGAAGGCACAGGGTGCAGCCCCACCCCCGGTGACAATATCAAAAGCAGCAGAACCCTTCGAAGATGAGATTGTTTTGGTAAttgcttgcttttttaaaaaaaaaatgtcatcCCCCATTTGAGACAAAGCAGCCCAAATAGAGATACAAATGATTAAACAGTCTGAAAGTAAGACAGTTGAGTACAAGTTATTAATTTGGGTCGCAAAATCTAGGCCTACTTTGCTTCCATCTTCAGAGAAAATAGCCCAGGAACAAGCTTTCATTTATGTTTGCTTGAGACTTTGACAGGTCCTTTCATCATTCTCACTAGTTCCAGCAGACACCCAAAGGAGACAAGAAAATTCTTCTGAGCTTTTAGATGTTTCCTTTGAACAGGTCCACTATACCAACTAGGGAGAAAAACAAAGTTCTTAATGAGATTTTAGAAtctgaaagataaaaaaaaatagCAGAAACTCTTATGGAATTGGCAACTTTTGTTAGAAATGTGCTTGCTATTATACTTAATAAGGAAAAGGtaggatttaaaaacaaacttttGAAAGACCACTTTATTAGGATAGAATCCCGACATCACAGCATTaattagttcagtcatatcaagaagtgttggACAATCGCTGtaaccatcattttcagaacattgtcttccttctgtGTTCCTTGATGTTTGCTCCCTCTTACTCTGCCCACCTCCCCTTCCGGAGCCCCCAGCAATCCCTAATCTAGTTATCGTTGCTATAAATTCCCCCATCCAGAGTTTTGTATATTAATAAACAGGGAAAAACCATGATAAAGAGTCAAGAAGACAACAAACTATAAAAAATCAACAACAGAGATGAACCTGTTTGACAAAATAAAAACcagaaaaatttgaaaaccaGCACAAATTCAAGTTTGTCAAAAGGGAGATTTAATGCCAAGGGTTTAACCATCAAATCAGATCACTGATTTTAACCTATGATAATCTACACTATTTTTTGTCTGTTAACCAGGCTatacccatccctcaattatggtgagagggaaatcaccagaggcttataccCCGTGTAGATCTTTTAATGTAGTTGGGACTTCATCTGtcgcccatagccttctgcaaaccaggtgtttatGATTTAAGTTCTGAACCTATTCCCTCCtggagattt is from Tenrec ecaudatus isolate mTenEca1 chromosome 2, mTenEca1.hap1, whole genome shotgun sequence and encodes:
- the GABRA6 gene encoding gamma-aminobutyric acid receptor subunit alpha-6, which translates into the protein MASALSWFYFILWIDNALGNLEDEETLHSRNISRILDNLLEGYDNRLRPGFGGAVTEVKTDIYVTSFGPVSDVEMEYTMDVFFRQTWTDERLKFGGPSEILSLNNLMVSKIWTPDTFFRNGKKSIAHNMTTPNKLFRIMQNGTILYTMRLTINADCPMRLVNFPMDGHACPLKFGSYAYPKSEIIYTWKKGPLYSVEVPEESSSLLQYDLIGQTVSSETIKSNTGEYVIMTVYFHLQRKMGYFMIQIYTPCIMTVILSQVSFWINKESVPARTVFGITTVLTMTTLSISARHSLPKVSYATAMDWFIAVCFAFVFSALIEFAAVNYFTNLQTRKANRKAQGAAPPPVTISKAAEPFEDEIVLHSDSKYHLKKRITSLTLPIVSSPEASRVLTRVPILQSTPTTPPSLSPTFGGTSKIDQYSRILFPVAFAGFNLVYWIVYLSKDTMEVSSNVE